GACGCCCCCGACGACCATCGCCGCGACGTCGGTCGCGAGGAGGTGCACGAACGGGGCGTTCCCGGCCAGGGGCTTGATGCGATTGTACCAGCCGGGCGCGGGCCGGTCGGTGTGGTGGAGGAACAGCGGCTTCTTCTGGAGGAGGTTCAGCCGCGTGACGTTGTTGTTGAACTGGCCGATGAGGGTCATGTCTTGCTCCTGGCGTGACTGGCTTCAGAGCCAGGTGAACTTCAACTTCTTCGAACTGCCCACGTTCTCGAACATGGCCCAGAGGTCCTTGGGCTCTCTGCGCGCGAGCCCCACGCAGTGCGCCTGGTGGCGCTCCTCGGCCGAGTCGTTCCAGCACGCGCGCGGGACTTCGTACATCCCATGGATGCCGTAGTGGTTGACGAGCCTCGCCTTGACGTGGTTCGCGAAGTTCGCGTCGTCGATGTGCACGTCCAGCTCGCCGTCGTAGTCCATGGCCCGGCAGTCGAAGTTCGCGCTCCCCAGCACCACGTGCTGACTGTCGACGATCATCAGCTTGGTGTGCAGGTAGATGGTCTGCGGGACCTGGTTCTCACCCCCGTAGCGGTAGGGGAAGTAGACCTGGATCTTGGGCGCCACGTCCGCGTGCCTGGGCTGGACCTTGCTCTTCTGACCCGTCCCCTTGTGGATGAACCTCAGGACGGCGTCGAGCCGCACCTCCGTCCTCACGTGGGTCTTCTTGTGCGTCAGGCGCAGGCGGTAGTCCTGCTGGGGCCAGTCATGCAGGTTGATGGAGGGCTCGTACACCTCCCAGACGTAGTCGTCCTTCGAGTACGTCTTCGTCCCCTGGGTGCGCGGGTCGACGTTCGTCGTGATCTCCCCGTCGATGACCTCCACGGCCAGGCAGTTCTCGTCCAGGTAGCCGCTCTCGATGGCCATCATCGCGTAGGTGATGCGCGTCAGGTACGTGACGCCCTTGTCCGCGTCGTGGAGGGGATCCGGGATGACCAGCACCACCTTGAGCTGCTTGGCCCCCAACTGCTTGATGCGCGTGCGCACCGCCTTCACCAGCTCTGGATTGAAGAACTGGAAGTTCTCGATGTAGATGTATTTGTTCGCGTGGGAGATGAGGTCTACCAGCTTGTCTCGGATGTGCGTCTGATTCGAGAACGACTCGCTGTTGGTGGTCAGCGCGGTGATGGTGATGTTTCCGCCCTGGATGACCTGGTCGTTGGCGACGGCCTGGAGGGTGGAGCGGGCGGCGGCGGGGTGCGGCTTGCCGAACAGGCTGAGGGTGGGGAGCTGCTTCCTCCAGCGGCGCAGCCACTCCGCCTCGATGTCGAGGGTGACGGGGCCCTGGAGCAGCACGCCGGTGTCGTGGCAGGAGTGCCCGTAGGGACGCGAGTGCGCGATGTTGTCCCAGTACTCGTGTTCGATGTTGAAGCCGCCCACGAGCACCTTCAGCGTGCCGGCGATGGAGAAGATGGCGATCTTCTGGTGGAGCGAGTAGCCCACGCCGGCGCCGCTGTGCTTCTCCAGGTACACCTGGATGCGCTGGTTGTGGTTGTGGAGCAGCGTCTGGGTGGCCTTGTTCTTGGCCAGCGTCTGCAGGGAGAAGTGGTCCGACATCTTCGCGAGCTCGAGCCCCTTG
The genomic region above belongs to Myxococcus guangdongensis and contains:
- a CDS encoding phospholipase D-like domain-containing protein, whose amino-acid sequence is MPPTQNNTAVFLMDGEEYFDKFRDCLYEVRDAQPDPKTYVRLGWWCLQHDTLLDRDTGRNFGQILKEVADQGHHVDIVLWQPDDLTVKGLELAKMSDHFSLQTLAKNKATQTLLHNHNQRIQVYLEKHSGAGVGYSLHQKIAIFSIAGTLKVLVGGFNIEHEYWDNIAHSRPYGHSCHDTGVLLQGPVTLDIEAEWLRRWRKQLPTLSLFGKPHPAAARSTLQAVANDQVIQGGNITITALTTNSESFSNQTHIRDKLVDLISHANKYIYIENFQFFNPELVKAVRTRIKQLGAKQLKVVLVIPDPLHDADKGVTYLTRITYAMMAIESGYLDENCLAVEVIDGEITTNVDPRTQGTKTYSKDDYVWEVYEPSINLHDWPQQDYRLRLTHKKTHVRTEVRLDAVLRFIHKGTGQKSKVQPRHADVAPKIQVYFPYRYGGENQVPQTIYLHTKLMIVDSQHVVLGSANFDCRAMDYDGELDVHIDDANFANHVKARLVNHYGIHGMYEVPRACWNDSAEERHQAHCVGLARREPKDLWAMFENVGSSKKLKFTWL